A part of Desulfotomaculum nigrificans DSM 574 genomic DNA contains:
- a CDS encoding YkgJ family cysteine cluster protein: MLAPDKLKEKFKKVSKENWLFRTFLKGQEPDELDRLVNEMHKELFSKMDCVACSNCCKTIVPVLKNDDILRIANHLELSADEFKKNYLKEMDGKWVIGARPCPFLKKQGCEIYDYRPENCKEYPYTHKNEIVFRLINLVENCEVCPIVFEIFERLKKIYKDEFKEYKRQMVACNIIRPWKS; the protein is encoded by the coding sequence ATGCTTGCGCCAGATAAGTTGAAGGAAAAATTTAAAAAAGTTTCAAAGGAGAATTGGCTTTTCCGCACTTTTCTTAAGGGACAGGAACCTGACGAGTTGGACAGGCTTGTAAATGAAATGCATAAAGAATTATTTTCTAAAATGGACTGTGTAGCATGCTCAAATTGCTGCAAGACAATTGTTCCTGTATTAAAAAATGATGATATTCTAAGAATAGCCAATCATCTTGAACTATCAGCTGACGAATTTAAGAAAAATTACTTGAAGGAAATGGACGGAAAATGGGTTATAGGTGCAAGGCCTTGTCCTTTTCTGAAAAAACAGGGATGTGAAATTTACGATTATAGACCCGAAAACTGCAAGGAATATCCTTACACCCATAAGAATGAAATCGTCTTCAGGCTTATCAACCTTGTTGAAAACTGTGAAGTCTGTCCTATTGTTTTTGAAATCTTTGAAAGGCTAAAAAAAATTTATAAGGATGAGTTTAAAGAATATAAACGTCAGATGGTTGCCTGCAACATAATAAGACCTTGGAAGAGTTGA
- the ilvD gene encoding dihydroxy-acid dehydratase, with amino-acid sequence MRSDTMKQGLERAPHRSLFRALGMVDEELNRPMIGVVNSFNEIVPGHMHLRDIAEAVKAGVRMAGGTPVEFPAIAVCDGIAMGHTGMRYSLASRELIADSIETMAQAHPFDGLVLIPNCDKVVPGMLMAAARLNIPAIVVSGGPMMAGKLGDRDVSFSNMYEAVGAVQVGRMTREELVELEDNACPGCGSCAGLFTANSMNCLAEALGMALPGNGTIPAVSAARRRLAKMAGMRAVALVQENLRPRDILTMESFRNGFTVDLALGCSSNTVLHLPAIAHEVGIELNLDLVNELSKVTPHLCKLSPAGEYHIQDLYAAGGIQAVMAELSKRNLIYQNIKTVSGLTVGQLLEQAKVKNRNVIRSVEDPHSPVGGLAVLRGNLAPDGAVVKRAAVAPEMLKHTGPARVFDGEEAAIEAIMGGQIKPGDVVVIRYEGPKGGPGMREMLAPTSALAGMGLDKEVALLTDGRFSGASRGASIGHISPEAAEGGLIALIQDGDIIEIDIPNYRLEVKLDQAEIDRRRAGWQPPEPKVTTGYLARYAKQVLSAGKGAVLKL; translated from the coding sequence ATGCGTAGTGACACTATGAAGCAAGGCTTGGAAAGAGCCCCACACCGCAGTTTGTTCAGAGCCCTGGGCATGGTGGATGAGGAACTTAACCGGCCCATGATCGGGGTTGTTAATTCTTTTAATGAAATTGTGCCAGGCCATATGCACCTGAGGGATATTGCCGAGGCGGTAAAAGCAGGGGTAAGAATGGCCGGTGGCACACCGGTGGAATTTCCCGCCATCGCCGTTTGTGACGGCATTGCCATGGGCCATACGGGCATGAGATATTCCCTGGCCAGCCGTGAATTAATTGCTGATTCCATTGAGACAATGGCCCAGGCCCATCCCTTTGATGGGTTAGTGCTGATTCCCAACTGTGATAAGGTTGTGCCGGGCATGTTAATGGCTGCCGCCAGGCTCAATATACCGGCAATCGTTGTTAGTGGCGGTCCCATGATGGCCGGTAAGCTGGGCGACCGGGATGTGTCCTTCAGCAATATGTATGAGGCCGTAGGGGCGGTGCAGGTGGGCAGAATGACCCGGGAGGAATTGGTCGAACTGGAGGATAATGCTTGCCCCGGCTGTGGTTCCTGCGCAGGCCTGTTCACTGCCAACAGCATGAACTGTTTAGCCGAGGCACTGGGTATGGCCTTACCGGGTAACGGCACTATTCCGGCAGTATCCGCTGCCAGGCGTCGGCTGGCCAAGATGGCCGGCATGAGAGCAGTGGCTCTGGTACAGGAAAACCTGCGGCCCAGGGATATCTTAACGATGGAATCATTCCGCAACGGTTTTACCGTGGATTTGGCTTTAGGCTGTTCCAGCAACACGGTACTGCACCTGCCGGCCATTGCCCACGAAGTCGGCATAGAACTTAACCTGGATCTGGTTAATGAATTAAGTAAAGTGACTCCCCATCTTTGTAAACTAAGTCCGGCGGGAGAATATCATATTCAGGACTTGTATGCTGCCGGTGGTATTCAGGCAGTAATGGCTGAACTATCCAAGAGGAATCTGATTTATCAAAACATTAAAACTGTCAGTGGTTTGACAGTTGGCCAATTATTAGAACAAGCTAAAGTAAAAAACCGTAATGTAATTCGCAGCGTGGAAGACCCCCACAGTCCGGTGGGCGGGCTGGCCGTTCTGCGGGGCAACCTGGCCCCCGACGGAGCAGTGGTGAAGCGGGCAGCGGTGGCCCCGGAAATGTTAAAACATACCGGTCCCGCCAGAGTTTTTGATGGCGAGGAAGCGGCCATTGAGGCCATCATGGGTGGGCAAATTAAGCCTGGCGACGTGGTGGTTATCCGCTACGAGGGTCCCAAAGGCGGCCCGGGTATGCGGGAAATGCTGGCTCCAACCTCGGCGTTGGCCGGCATGGGCTTGGATAAAGAAGTGGCCCTGCTAACCGATGGTCGTTTCTCCGGAGCTTCCCGGGGCGCTTCCATCGGCCATATTTCACCGGAAGCAGCAGAAGGTGGCCTCATCGCCTTAATTCAGGACGGTGATATTATTGAGATCGACATTCCCAACTACCGGTTGGAAGTTAAATTGGATCAAGCAGAAATTGACCGGCGGAGAGCCGGTTGGCAACCGCCGGAACCCAAGGTAACCACAGGCTACCTGGCCCGCTACGCCAAACAAGTATTATCAGCCGGCAAAGGAGCGGTGCTTAAGCTTTAG
- the ilvB gene encoding biosynthetic-type acetolactate synthase large subunit → MKMSGAQILIDTLKQMDVDTIFGYPGGQALPIYDALYDADIRHILTRHEQGAVHAADGYARASGRVGVCLATSGPGATNLVTGIANAYMDSVPLVAITGQVPTTMLGRDSFQEVDITGITLPITKHNYIVKDIRDLEKTIKEAFYIAGTGRPGPVLIDIPKDVSAGEMDFHRNGLPDLPGYHPPREGREDLVNQAVQAIAQSQRPVIYAGGGIISSGAHKELRKLAETLLAPVATTLMGLGAFPGDHPLALGMLGMHGTKFANYAVCECDLLIAVGVRFDDRVTGKVESFAPEAKIIHIDIDPAELGKNVRVDIPITGDVKLVLNQLLERLEAKLHTHWQDKIETWKKEYPIDFNENGGGLKPQHVIREIYRQTGGEARITTEVGQHQMWAAHYYTFTKPRSFISSGGLGTMGYGFPAAIGVQVACPEETVFDIAGDGSIQMNIQELATAVDYELPVNVAILNNGYLGMVRQWQELLYNRRYSHSEMTNPDFVKLAEAYGAEGYQVTRKDEVAEVLQSAIQSRKPVLMDFVVEREENVLPFVPPGKALNEMID, encoded by the coding sequence ATGAAAATGTCCGGGGCGCAAATCCTTATTGACACATTAAAACAAATGGATGTAGATACAATTTTCGGTTATCCGGGCGGGCAAGCGCTTCCTATTTATGATGCACTTTATGATGCAGATATTAGACATATATTGACCCGTCATGAGCAGGGGGCGGTTCATGCCGCTGACGGATATGCCCGGGCTTCCGGGAGAGTGGGAGTTTGCCTGGCCACCTCCGGTCCCGGAGCCACCAACCTGGTGACAGGAATTGCCAACGCCTACATGGATTCTGTTCCTCTGGTGGCCATTACCGGTCAGGTACCTACCACTATGTTGGGGCGGGACTCCTTTCAGGAAGTAGACATCACCGGTATTACCCTCCCGATAACTAAACATAACTATATCGTGAAGGATATCCGGGATCTGGAAAAGACTATTAAAGAGGCCTTTTATATCGCCGGTACAGGCCGACCCGGCCCGGTTCTCATTGATATTCCGAAAGATGTATCCGCCGGGGAAATGGATTTCCACCGTAACGGTTTACCCGACTTACCCGGGTATCATCCACCCCGGGAGGGTAGGGAAGACCTTGTGAACCAGGCTGTACAGGCCATCGCCCAAAGCCAGCGGCCGGTTATTTATGCCGGGGGCGGTATTATTAGCTCCGGTGCCCATAAGGAACTAAGGAAACTGGCCGAAACTTTACTGGCCCCGGTGGCCACCACCTTGATGGGACTGGGTGCTTTCCCGGGAGATCACCCGCTGGCCCTGGGAATGTTGGGAATGCACGGCACCAAGTTTGCTAACTATGCAGTTTGTGAATGCGACCTGCTGATTGCCGTGGGTGTACGTTTTGATGACCGGGTTACCGGTAAAGTAGAATCCTTTGCCCCGGAGGCTAAAATTATTCATATCGACATAGATCCTGCTGAACTGGGAAAAAATGTACGGGTGGACATTCCTATTACCGGTGATGTTAAGCTGGTTTTGAACCAACTGTTGGAACGGCTTGAGGCAAAGCTGCATACTCACTGGCAAGATAAAATTGAGACCTGGAAAAAGGAATATCCCATTGATTTTAATGAAAACGGTGGTGGCTTAAAACCCCAACACGTGATCCGAGAAATTTACCGCCAGACCGGCGGCGAGGCCCGCATTACCACCGAGGTGGGGCAGCACCAGATGTGGGCAGCCCACTATTACACCTTTACCAAACCCCGCTCCTTTATCTCTTCCGGGGGATTGGGTACCATGGGCTACGGCTTTCCGGCCGCCATCGGAGTACAGGTCGCCTGCCCGGAGGAAACAGTTTTCGATATTGCCGGGGACGGCAGCATTCAGATGAACATCCAGGAGCTGGCCACTGCTGTAGATTATGAACTGCCTGTCAATGTGGCCATTTTGAATAACGGTTATCTGGGGATGGTTCGCCAGTGGCAGGAATTACTTTACAATCGCCGCTATTCACACTCTGAAATGACTAACCCGGACTTTGTTAAACTAGCCGAAGCCTATGGGGCCGAGGGCTACCAGGTTACCCGCAAAGACGAGGTGGCAGAGGTGCTGCAGTCGGCCATCCAGTCCCGCAAACCTGTGTTGATGGACTTCGTGGTGGAGCGGGAGGAAAATGTATTACCCTTTGTGCCGCCGGGTAAGGCGTTAAATGAAATGATTGATTAA
- the ilvN gene encoding acetolactate synthase small subunit: MLHTLAVLVENSPGVLARVAGLFSRRGYNIDSLSVGRTENPAISRMTIVVEGDDYVLEQVEKQLHKLVDVIKISDITSSPHVDREMVLIKVDADAGSRGEIMQIAQIFRAAIVDYGHRNLTIECTGNQEKINAFEEALRPFGIKELVRTGKIAMLRGAKATNITKTKEED, translated from the coding sequence ATGCTGCACACACTGGCTGTACTGGTGGAAAACAGTCCCGGGGTATTGGCCCGGGTGGCCGGCCTCTTTAGCCGGCGCGGATATAACATCGACAGTTTGAGCGTGGGCCGAACAGAAAATCCGGCCATCTCCCGCATGACCATCGTGGTGGAAGGTGACGATTATGTACTGGAGCAGGTGGAGAAACAATTACACAAATTAGTCGATGTAATTAAGATCAGTGATATTACCAGTTCACCCCATGTGGATAGGGAAATGGTTCTAATTAAAGTGGATGCCGATGCCGGCTCCCGTGGCGAAATCATGCAGATTGCCCAAATATTCAGGGCCGCCATTGTTGATTACGGGCATAGAAACCTCACCATTGAGTGTACCGGCAACCAGGAAAAAATCAATGCTTTTGAAGAGGCGCTGCGCCCCTTTGGCATCAAGGAATTGGTGCGTACCGGCAAAATAGCCATGTTAAGGGGTGCTAAAGCTACCAATATAACCAAGACAAAAGAGGAGGACTAA
- the ilvC gene encoding ketol-acid reductoisomerase: MVKVYYDADANLDFLRGKKIAVLGYGSQGHAQAQSLKDSGLDVVVGLRKSSASWSKAEADGLAVATVPDACAQADVIQVLLPDEIQGRVYAEEIEPYLTEGKALMFSHGFNIHFGQIVPPKNVDVFLVAPKSPGHLVRRMYLEGKGVPGLVAVYQDYTGKAKDIALAYAKGIGCTRAGVFETTFKEETETDLFGEQAVLCGGLTQLIKAGFETLVEAGYAPEMAYFECLHEMKLIVDLIYEGGLGMMRYSVSNTCEYGDYTRGPRVITEETRKEMKKILSEIQSGQFAREWMLENMAKCPTFKTIARQEKEHQIEKVGAELRKMMPWLKK, translated from the coding sequence ATGGTAAAAGTTTATTATGACGCAGACGCTAATTTGGATTTTTTAAGAGGTAAAAAGATTGCTGTATTGGGTTATGGCAGTCAGGGTCACGCCCAGGCGCAAAGCCTTAAAGATAGCGGCTTAGACGTGGTGGTAGGTTTACGTAAAAGCAGTGCCAGTTGGTCTAAGGCGGAGGCAGACGGACTGGCAGTGGCCACTGTACCCGATGCTTGTGCCCAGGCAGATGTGATCCAGGTCCTGCTGCCCGATGAAATCCAGGGCCGGGTATATGCCGAAGAGATTGAACCCTATCTGACCGAAGGCAAGGCTCTCATGTTCTCCCACGGCTTTAACATCCACTTTGGCCAGATCGTACCGCCTAAAAATGTTGATGTCTTCTTGGTAGCTCCCAAAAGTCCCGGCCATCTGGTAAGACGCATGTACCTGGAAGGTAAAGGGGTACCCGGTTTAGTGGCCGTGTATCAGGACTACACCGGTAAAGCCAAAGATATTGCCCTGGCTTATGCCAAGGGTATTGGTTGCACCAGAGCCGGCGTATTTGAGACCACCTTTAAAGAGGAGACTGAAACCGACCTCTTTGGCGAGCAGGCAGTTTTATGCGGCGGCTTGACCCAGTTAATCAAGGCAGGTTTTGAAACCTTGGTGGAAGCAGGTTATGCTCCTGAAATGGCCTACTTTGAATGCCTGCATGAAATGAAGTTAATTGTGGATCTCATTTATGAAGGCGGCCTGGGCATGATGCGCTATTCTGTCAGCAACACCTGCGAGTATGGAGATTACACCCGTGGCCCCAGGGTAATCACTGAAGAAACCCGGAAAGAAATGAAAAAGATTCTAAGCGAAATCCAATCCGGCCAGTTTGCTAGAGAGTGGATGCTGGAAAATATGGCGAAGTGTCCAACCTTCAAAACCATCGCCAGACAGGAAAAAGAGCACCAAATTGAAAAGGTTGGAGCAGAGCTCCGCAAAATGATGCCCTGGCTGAAGAAATAG
- the ilvB gene encoding biosynthetic-type acetolactate synthase large subunit, with protein MEITCAEALVRCLEMEGVELVFGYPGGAILPVYDALKDSKVKHILTRHEQGAAHAASGYARATGKVGVCMATSGPGATNLVTGLANAYMDSIPLVAITGQVPTWQVGTDAFQEVDITGITMPITKHNYLVKDPQMLPLIVKRAFHIARTGRPGPVLIDLPKDVAGTVIKFKYPTDVQLVGYKPTVKGHVAQINQAAKLMMQAERPIIYIGGGVVNADAAEELVWLAETIDAPVVSTLMGLGAFPGDHPLFLGMLGLHGSKAANLAVTECDLLITLGARFDDRVTGRVAGFAPGAKVIHVDIDPAEIGKNVRSHLPIVGDTKNVLQELLVRLDKKQNPDWIDQVAAWKKQYPFRYRKDGGQALKPQFIIEEIYRRTNGEVILATDVGQHQMWAAQYFKFRRPRNFITSGGLGVMGFGLPGAIGAQIGRPDETVVLVTGDGSFQMTLNELATAAEQNLPLKIFVLNNRCLGMVRQLQEFYCNKRYHAVDLTFVPDFAALAEVYGFRGLRADTPDSLAIALTYAFSHPGPVLVDCQIDPEENVLPMVLAGRDICDTLDCD; from the coding sequence TTGGAAATTACCTGTGCCGAAGCGTTGGTTCGCTGCCTGGAGATGGAAGGTGTCGAGTTAGTATTTGGTTATCCCGGTGGGGCCATCCTCCCTGTATACGATGCCTTAAAGGACAGCAAGGTTAAGCATATTTTAACCCGGCACGAACAGGGGGCGGCCCATGCTGCCAGCGGCTATGCCCGTGCCACCGGTAAAGTGGGGGTGTGCATGGCCACCTCCGGCCCCGGAGCCACCAACCTGGTTACCGGTCTGGCCAATGCCTATATGGATTCAATTCCACTGGTGGCCATCACCGGTCAAGTACCCACTTGGCAGGTGGGTACCGATGCCTTTCAAGAAGTTGATATCACGGGCATTACCATGCCGATAACTAAACACAACTATCTGGTAAAGGATCCCCAGATGCTGCCGCTGATAGTCAAGCGGGCTTTCCACATTGCCAGAACAGGCCGACCTGGGCCGGTACTTATTGACTTACCCAAGGATGTGGCCGGCACAGTGATTAAATTTAAATACCCCACAGACGTTCAACTGGTGGGATATAAACCCACCGTTAAAGGGCATGTGGCCCAGATTAACCAGGCCGCCAAATTGATGATGCAGGCTGAGCGCCCAATCATCTATATCGGCGGCGGTGTGGTTAATGCAGATGCTGCAGAGGAACTGGTGTGGCTGGCCGAAACCATTGATGCCCCGGTGGTCTCCACTCTGATGGGATTGGGGGCATTCCCCGGTGACCACCCGCTGTTTTTGGGAATGTTGGGCCTGCACGGCAGTAAGGCAGCTAACCTGGCGGTAACGGAATGTGATTTGTTAATTACCCTGGGCGCCAGGTTTGACGACCGGGTTACCGGCCGGGTGGCGGGATTTGCTCCGGGGGCAAAAGTAATCCATGTGGATATTGACCCGGCGGAAATAGGTAAAAACGTAAGATCCCACCTCCCTATAGTAGGTGATACCAAAAATGTGCTGCAGGAATTACTGGTACGACTGGATAAAAAGCAGAACCCTGACTGGATCGATCAGGTAGCCGCCTGGAAAAAACAATATCCTTTCCGCTACCGGAAAGATGGCGGGCAGGCCCTGAAACCTCAATTTATAATAGAAGAAATTTACCGCCGGACCAATGGGGAGGTTATCTTGGCCACCGATGTAGGTCAGCATCAAATGTGGGCAGCCCAGTATTTTAAGTTTCGACGTCCCAGAAATTTTATTACTTCCGGTGGTCTGGGAGTAATGGGATTTGGTTTACCCGGCGCCATCGGGGCCCAAATTGGCCGGCCCGATGAGACAGTGGTGCTGGTCACCGGGGATGGCAGTTTTCAAATGACCCTGAATGAACTGGCTACTGCCGCGGAACAAAACCTACCTTTAAAAATATTTGTGCTTAATAACCGGTGCCTGGGTATGGTGCGGCAATTGCAGGAGTTTTACTGCAATAAGCGCTACCATGCCGTGGATTTAACCTTTGTGCCGGATTTTGCGGCCCTGGCTGAGGTATACGGATTTCGGGGTCTGCGGGCAGACACGCCGGACAGCCTGGCCATTGCCTTGACCTATGCCTTTAGCCATCCCGGTCCGGTACTGGTGGACTGCCAGATAGATCCCGAGGAAAATGTATTGCCCATGGTACTGGCCGGTCGGGATATTTGCGATACTTTGGATTGCGATTAA